A portion of the Bdellovibrio bacteriovorus genome contains these proteins:
- a CDS encoding NADP-dependent oxidoreductase, with protein MIAAYIEKYGHEEKLKIGDFPMPTVGPQDVLVKIKSASVNPIDFKVRDGKVRFIRQEKFPLILGHDCSGEVIQIGSQVKKFKIGDRVFSRPRTERIGTFAEFIAIDESDVALMPANIGFHEAASIPLVGLTSWQAMYGVAHLKPGQKVLIQAGSGGIGTFAIQLAKHIGAEVWTTTSTKNVDFVKSLGADHVIDYKKQNFTEVVQDLDMIFDTLGGDSLEKDFSVIKPGGFIVSLSGSPDHRTGQELQLGFIKTLILGVVGLKANLKAKAAQAHYRFIFMKSNGEQLMQISNLIMQGKIKPTVDRVFSLKDCQEAIEYSESGRARGKIVIQVSE; from the coding sequence ATGATTGCTGCTTATATCGAAAAGTATGGACATGAAGAAAAACTAAAAATCGGCGATTTTCCAATGCCGACGGTGGGACCTCAGGACGTTTTAGTAAAAATTAAATCAGCCAGTGTGAATCCGATTGATTTCAAAGTGCGCGATGGAAAAGTTCGCTTTATTCGACAAGAAAAGTTTCCATTAATATTAGGTCATGATTGTTCGGGTGAAGTGATCCAGATCGGCTCGCAGGTTAAAAAGTTTAAAATAGGTGATCGGGTTTTTTCTAGGCCTCGCACGGAGCGCATTGGAACTTTTGCGGAGTTTATCGCCATCGATGAATCTGATGTCGCCTTGATGCCCGCGAATATTGGTTTTCATGAAGCGGCCAGCATCCCGCTGGTGGGATTGACCAGCTGGCAGGCCATGTATGGTGTTGCACATTTAAAACCAGGGCAGAAGGTTTTAATTCAGGCAGGCTCTGGCGGGATTGGGACCTTTGCCATTCAATTGGCGAAGCACATAGGGGCTGAGGTGTGGACCACTACTAGCACCAAAAACGTCGACTTCGTGAAATCCTTAGGGGCGGATCACGTGATCGATTATAAAAAACAAAATTTCACCGAGGTGGTTCAAGATCTTGATATGATTTTTGATACGCTGGGCGGTGACTCGCTAGAGAAGGATTTCTCGGTGATTAAGCCGGGCGGTTTCATTGTGTCTCTCTCTGGCTCGCCAGATCACCGCACGGGTCAAGAATTGCAGCTCGGTTTTATTAAAACCCTGATATTGGGAGTGGTGGGTCTCAAGGCCAATTTGAAGGCAAAAGCGGCGCAGGCCCATTATCGATTTATTTTTATGAAATCTAACGGCGAGCAGCTCATGCAGATTAGCAACCTTATCATGCAAGGAAAGATCAAGCCCACCGTGGATCGCGTGTTTTCATTAAAAGATTGCCAAGAAGCGATTGAGTATTCCGAATCGGGCCGGGCCCGGGGTAAAATAGTCATCCAAGTCAGTGAATGA
- a CDS encoding HlyD family secretion protein yields MKTVKKIIETIQHDVIGTGNRFIAIAWFACLSGLIILGLYLNSETRSFLGVADSREQQVSFEYPVSIKELHVLSGQTVRKGDLMMELDQSELNEKIRLVRAQLLRLHSEKSLRSQLNLIVSNSSAGDLADPLNVDIEDLNEQLADLEEQRKNLFVFAQVDGVVGGVNFRRGEKVPAFTSVLTLSPDSPTYVEGFLHESLRTKLEVGKTVSITPLSSGTAALEGKIVSVGSRIILIPPRLAHYPNMQVYGREVVIEIPPHNGLLLGEKVQIKPRFDFISLPQATASAAEATKTSPVGVSVDPLPMNFPKELSKRFSFEPSGAIYLEDLKKFLVVSDDTDEEKSATLFLVNADGSVETQVLTVPGVKKISDLESISQQDGYIYLLTSQGLNKKGKDKKNRNQMVRVKRSGLNLSDTKVVEFKPLLFAALNSSTDKDLKKLTQAGKDFEIESHFVMGKDLILGLKGPLKEGHAIILKVKDFASLFDKSELKASQVSLWHTVKLETDEGVHRLSDLIHHDGKLYAASVCPQEDCGAIWMLRDQDGTLTSSQIKFFKGVKPEGLAFNTHQRSLMVTFDEKNDTALFAKVEVK; encoded by the coding sequence ATGAAGACAGTTAAAAAAATCATTGAAACAATCCAACATGACGTCATCGGCACCGGAAATCGCTTTATTGCGATAGCCTGGTTTGCTTGTTTGAGTGGTCTGATTATCTTGGGGTTGTACCTAAACTCGGAAACTCGCAGTTTTTTAGGGGTTGCAGATTCTCGGGAACAACAAGTCAGTTTTGAATATCCCGTATCCATCAAAGAACTGCATGTTCTTTCAGGACAAACCGTTCGCAAGGGTGATCTGATGATGGAACTTGATCAATCCGAACTTAACGAAAAAATCCGCCTGGTGCGAGCCCAGCTTTTACGTCTGCACTCTGAAAAATCCTTAAGATCGCAATTAAACCTGATCGTCAGCAATTCCTCCGCGGGGGATCTGGCCGATCCATTAAACGTGGATATCGAAGACTTAAACGAACAACTCGCGGACCTTGAAGAACAACGTAAAAATCTTTTCGTCTTTGCCCAAGTGGATGGCGTGGTTGGCGGTGTGAACTTTCGCCGAGGTGAAAAAGTTCCGGCATTCACCAGTGTTTTGACCCTTTCTCCGGACAGTCCGACTTATGTTGAAGGCTTTTTGCACGAAAGCCTGCGCACGAAACTGGAGGTGGGTAAAACCGTCAGTATCACGCCGCTTTCAAGCGGGACCGCCGCTCTTGAGGGTAAGATCGTGAGCGTCGGTTCGCGCATTATTCTGATTCCACCGCGTTTAGCCCATTATCCCAATATGCAAGTTTACGGGCGGGAAGTCGTGATTGAAATCCCGCCGCATAACGGATTGTTGTTAGGAGAAAAGGTTCAGATCAAACCCCGTTTTGACTTTATCAGCCTGCCTCAAGCGACCGCTTCAGCTGCAGAGGCAACTAAGACAAGCCCGGTGGGCGTATCCGTAGATCCGTTGCCAATGAATTTTCCAAAGGAACTTAGCAAGCGCTTCTCGTTTGAGCCTTCGGGCGCCATTTATTTAGAAGATCTTAAAAAGTTTTTGGTTGTCAGCGATGACACTGATGAAGAAAAAAGTGCGACTTTATTTTTAGTGAACGCCGATGGCTCGGTAGAAACGCAAGTTTTGACCGTCCCCGGTGTTAAGAAAATCTCTGACTTAGAATCCATCAGTCAGCAGGATGGTTATATTTATCTTTTAACGTCTCAAGGTCTTAATAAAAAAGGCAAAGACAAAAAGAATCGCAATCAAATGGTGCGGGTCAAACGTTCTGGCCTCAACCTCTCTGATACCAAGGTGGTGGAATTCAAACCTTTATTATTTGCGGCTTTAAATTCTTCGACCGATAAAGATCTTAAAAAGCTAACGCAAGCGGGAAAAGATTTTGAAATCGAAAGTCACTTTGTTATGGGTAAAGATTTGATCTTAGGCCTGAAGGGTCCCTTGAAAGAGGGGCACGCCATCATCCTAAAAGTTAAAGACTTTGCCAGTTTGTTTGATAAGTCTGAATTAAAGGCCTCACAGGTCAGCCTATGGCACACCGTCAAACTTGAAACGGATGAAGGAGTGCATCGTTTAAGTGATTTGATCCATCATGATGGCAAGCTTTACGCAGCTTCCGTGTGCCCTCAAGAAGACTGTGGAGCGATCTGGATGCTGCGTGACCAGGACGGCACCTTGACCTCAAGTCAGATCAAATTCTTTAAAGGTGTTAAGCCTGAAGGCTTGGCCTTTAATACTCACCAACGATCATTGATGGTGACGTTTGATGAAAAAAATGACACGGCTCTTTTTGCTAAGGTAGAGGTCAAATGA
- a CDS encoding RluA family pseudouridine synthase — protein MKKIPKKYQPRGFDILHEDIDIIVGNKAPGALTVAAKWNADDTIHSALNQWVRKGNPRSNKSVYVVHRLDQATSGVLIFAKSEEVQHFLKDNWKSTTKNYYAIVHGKMKKKNGTIQSYLEEDENYVVHSSQDSEKGKLAITEYEVLKETDQFSLVKINLLTGKKNQIRVHLSGEGHPIVGDAKYGKGPSKYKDLCLHSAVLEITHPFNKKRLRFTAPVPAYFKKLIPFDYD, from the coding sequence ATGAAAAAAATCCCCAAAAAATACCAACCTCGTGGTTTTGATATCCTTCACGAAGATATTGATATCATCGTCGGAAATAAAGCTCCCGGAGCTTTAACTGTCGCGGCTAAATGGAATGCCGATGACACGATCCACAGCGCGCTAAACCAATGGGTGCGTAAAGGGAATCCTCGTTCTAATAAATCAGTCTACGTCGTGCATCGTTTAGACCAAGCGACATCCGGAGTTTTGATTTTTGCAAAAAGCGAAGAGGTGCAACATTTCCTTAAAGACAATTGGAAATCGACCACGAAAAACTATTACGCGATAGTCCACGGTAAAATGAAAAAAAAGAATGGCACGATTCAGAGCTATTTGGAAGAAGATGAAAATTACGTGGTTCATTCAAGCCAAGACTCAGAAAAAGGAAAGCTCGCGATCACCGAATATGAAGTCTTAAAAGAAACCGATCAGTTCAGCCTCGTAAAAATAAATCTGCTGACCGGTAAGAAAAATCAAATCCGTGTGCACCTTTCAGGCGAAGGCCACCCCATCGTGGGTGATGCAAAATACGGCAAAGGCCCTTCTAAATACAAAGATCTGTGCCTGCATTCGGCCGTGTTGGAAATCACTCATCCTTTTAATAAAAAAAGATTGCGCTTCACCGCCCCGGTGCCCGCCTATTTCAAAAAACTGATCCCGTTTGATTACGATTAG
- a CDS encoding DUF1295 domain-containing protein — MKGFKEDTAYVKEFFVGAYIGAILAVAILMHATFLIAWRIRRNDLADIVWGPGFMVVALGAMLGQYQATGELALHFREAVLLGCVSLWAVRLFYHIGFRALKKSEDIRYHNWRIAWGKTWVWRSYLQVFVLQGIIMLIISLPIIWVVRHAPSPADFSVFLGAAIWVFGFLFESVGDAQLKKFKADKSNKGKIMDRGLWSWTRHPNYFGEVTQWWGIFVMVALLPAGWITVISPLAITYLILKVSGVPMLEELMKDRPGFSEYARKTSKFFPLPPKP, encoded by the coding sequence TTGAAAGGATTCAAAGAAGATACCGCTTACGTTAAGGAGTTTTTTGTGGGGGCTTACATCGGGGCTATTTTAGCCGTCGCCATTTTAATGCATGCCACTTTTCTGATCGCTTGGCGTATACGCCGCAATGACTTAGCCGACATCGTCTGGGGACCCGGCTTTATGGTCGTCGCCTTGGGCGCAATGCTGGGCCAATATCAAGCCACCGGCGAACTTGCCCTTCATTTTCGCGAAGCCGTGCTTCTAGGATGCGTGAGCCTGTGGGCTGTGCGCTTATTTTATCACATCGGATTTCGGGCTTTAAAAAAGTCTGAAGACATTCGCTATCACAATTGGCGCATCGCCTGGGGCAAGACCTGGGTGTGGCGATCTTACTTACAAGTTTTTGTTTTGCAGGGAATTATCATGCTGATCATTTCACTACCCATTATCTGGGTCGTTCGCCACGCCCCTTCGCCGGCTGACTTTAGCGTGTTCTTAGGGGCCGCGATTTGGGTGTTTGGATTTCTTTTTGAAAGTGTCGGCGATGCTCAGCTTAAAAAATTTAAAGCCGATAAAAGCAATAAAGGCAAAATCATGGATCGCGGTTTATGGAGCTGGACACGTCACCCTAACTATTTTGGCGAGGTCACTCAGTGGTGGGGGATTTTTGTGATGGTGGCTTTGTTGCCTGCGGGATGGATCACCGTCATCTCTCCCCTTGCCATCACCTATTTGATCCTTAAAGTTTCAGGCGTCCCGATGTTAGAAGAGCTTATGAAAGATCGCCCCGGGTTTTCGGAATACGCCCGCAAAACATCCAAGTTTTTTCCCTTACCACCAAAGCCTTAA
- a CDS encoding alpha/beta fold hydrolase — MKLTRTICLKIIVFFQFLSLVAFAEAPVCAAVFDSEIFGRTVWIQNPRSAPKLFPSTPHLQFSDFNVKVVGDLSSGKTPLVLIHGANSSMETFLPQAQNFYKDRAVVLYDMRGSGNTKEPGAGYDLNVMADDLLVVLDGLKIQKAVLHGHSAGGSTALLFAALHPSRVKALSLEDVSGLPYKARHDLNMYDTSSTIQFLRSMKSSYSSIENLVADASLILKGRPAQTTDHLLKKSRRGTTFSPHKAASIEELMLDVGTRDLSEAYTQYNGPILIMKAEYTSRYLSEEHIKRIQILRPNAEMVVMTQSGHSIHNDNPVLWERALKEFVERVAP; from the coding sequence ATGAAGCTAACGCGCACTATCTGCTTAAAAATCATAGTATTTTTCCAGTTTCTAAGTCTCGTAGCGTTTGCCGAGGCGCCGGTGTGTGCGGCCGTCTTTGACTCTGAAATATTTGGTCGCACTGTCTGGATTCAAAACCCAAGATCTGCCCCGAAGCTTTTCCCCTCAACTCCGCACCTTCAATTTTCTGATTTCAACGTGAAAGTTGTCGGTGACCTTAGCTCGGGTAAAACTCCCCTGGTGCTGATTCATGGTGCGAACTCTTCGATGGAAACTTTTCTTCCCCAAGCTCAAAATTTTTATAAAGATCGCGCCGTGGTCCTTTATGACATGCGCGGATCAGGAAATACAAAAGAGCCCGGTGCTGGATATGACCTTAATGTCATGGCCGATGATTTACTAGTCGTGCTTGATGGATTAAAAATTCAAAAAGCCGTTTTACATGGCCACTCTGCGGGCGGCTCTACCGCCTTGTTATTTGCCGCCCTTCATCCTTCCCGAGTCAAAGCACTCAGCCTTGAAGACGTCTCGGGTTTGCCTTATAAAGCACGACATGACCTAAACATGTATGACACAAGCTCGACCATTCAGTTCTTGCGTTCGATGAAGAGTTCTTACAGTTCGATAGAAAATCTTGTCGCCGATGCCTCGCTCATTTTAAAAGGCCGCCCTGCCCAGACCACCGATCATCTTTTAAAGAAAAGTCGAAGGGGGACTACATTTAGCCCTCACAAGGCCGCCAGCATTGAAGAGTTGATGCTGGATGTGGGAACTCGCGATCTTTCTGAGGCTTACACTCAATATAACGGTCCTATTTTAATCATGAAAGCGGAATACACTTCGAGATATTTAAGCGAAGAACACATCAAACGAATTCAGATTCTGAGGCCAAACGCAGAAATGGTCGTGATGACCCAATCAGGTCATTCCATTCATAACGACAATCCTGTTTTGTGGGAACGAGCATTGAAAGAATTCGTCGAACGTGTTGCACCTTAG
- a CDS encoding lipocalin family protein — protein MNSLIGLWLFTSIIYHDTPAPRPNPDLMMTFKFSESESVLHYYRKNQPGFCERTATYTYDGQTLHQTITAVHEGNADFCDKDPDMQMGAVSETPVVLKDGKIHMQLKLGEEDITYIWDPYAPVR, from the coding sequence ATGAATTCTTTAATTGGTCTTTGGCTTTTTACTTCGATTATTTATCACGACACTCCTGCACCTCGCCCGAATCCGGATTTGATGATGACGTTTAAATTTTCTGAAAGCGAAAGTGTTTTGCATTATTATCGCAAGAATCAACCGGGTTTTTGTGAACGCACGGCCACCTATACCTATGATGGCCAAACGCTTCATCAAACAATCACGGCCGTGCATGAGGGTAACGCCGACTTCTGCGATAAAGATCCCGATATGCAGATGGGTGCCGTCAGTGAAACCCCGGTGGTTTTAAAAGACGGCAAGATCCACATGCAACTAAAACTCGGTGAAGAGGACATCACCTATATTTGGGATCCTTACGCGCCGGTGCGCTAA
- a CDS encoding KH domain-containing protein has translation MDVYKKLRKPKGSIESEASEFANLISLVCKKITVDQNPESSFNVSVEIGEQSILFVIDPPPQSMGRILGSGGKTINALRVIAKAMCAPHGFRGVIEVVYREKDQVPLSKV, from the coding sequence ATGGATGTTTATAAAAAACTGCGGAAACCCAAAGGCAGCATCGAAAGCGAAGCTTCCGAATTTGCAAACCTCATAAGTCTTGTCTGTAAAAAAATCACCGTCGATCAAAATCCAGAAAGCTCGTTTAATGTGTCTGTCGAAATTGGCGAACAAAGCATTTTGTTTGTGATTGATCCCCCCCCGCAAAGCATGGGCCGTATTCTGGGATCCGGTGGAAAAACGATCAATGCCCTCCGTGTGATTGCCAAGGCGATGTGCGCTCCTCATGGATTTCGGGGCGTTATCGAAGTCGTTTACCGAGAAAAGGATCAAGTGCCTCTCTCTAAAGTCTAG
- a CDS encoding alpha/beta fold hydrolase has translation MKTYWGFLVFAVLLSQNSWAYDPCDVKFAFNSLAESQCYRIPQKNKNEEFIISAVKLTKELSKVEEKDNVILIPGGPGTDAQAIGLSLNKKGIMDAMWAHMDMNVVLFDPRGTGKSLLKQSAEFYTPADFSTDLQVDDLKKVVDAVSPKKPVYLLAHSAGGDLAAKYAALFPDRVKGLVLYSASIDTREIGESNLRLFAKDFSYWDEYLKTCPAPIAKNLKDQQAGIEFFLRNVLKLQRIKNIRPPRLQSRFYLKDFRVDMIMAIENDPGCSSRVVEVLDLWQKRITDLPVDVKEQVDQMTAIKFDPNNYSIPTLTRGTWIKTAVICSEGITHDEMNQELWLEGVNFSQDTCFGVKAFFDVPPSREWLGKIKGPTLLIGGKEDPFQVPSAVLRNSRSIPNSQVILIEGGGHESHQNHPLEFYKIMEKFLKSQ, from the coding sequence ATGAAAACTTACTGGGGATTTTTAGTTTTTGCCGTCTTGTTAAGTCAAAATAGTTGGGCCTATGACCCTTGCGACGTGAAATTTGCGTTTAATAGCTTGGCGGAAAGCCAGTGCTATCGCATACCTCAAAAAAATAAAAACGAAGAATTTATTATCTCGGCGGTGAAGCTGACCAAAGAGCTTTCCAAGGTGGAAGAAAAGGACAACGTGATATTAATTCCTGGTGGCCCGGGAACAGATGCGCAAGCCATTGGTTTAAGTCTCAATAAAAAAGGCATCATGGATGCTATGTGGGCGCACATGGATATGAACGTGGTTCTATTCGATCCTCGAGGCACCGGAAAGTCGTTATTAAAACAATCCGCAGAGTTTTATACACCAGCTGATTTTTCAACGGACCTGCAAGTGGATGATTTAAAGAAAGTGGTGGACGCGGTTTCACCAAAAAAACCCGTTTACCTGCTCGCTCACAGTGCGGGTGGTGATTTAGCGGCGAAGTACGCCGCCCTTTTTCCTGATCGCGTAAAAGGTTTGGTTTTGTATTCGGCTTCGATTGATACCCGTGAAATTGGAGAATCTAATTTACGTCTTTTTGCTAAAGATTTTTCTTATTGGGATGAATACCTGAAAACCTGTCCGGCCCCCATTGCAAAAAACTTAAAAGATCAACAAGCAGGCATTGAATTTTTCTTACGCAATGTCTTAAAACTACAAAGAATAAAAAACATCCGTCCGCCACGGCTGCAAAGTCGTTTTTATCTTAAGGACTTCCGTGTCGATATGATCATGGCGATTGAAAATGATCCCGGCTGCTCAAGCCGGGTGGTGGAGGTTTTAGATCTTTGGCAAAAGCGCATTACGGATCTGCCGGTGGACGTAAAGGAACAAGTGGACCAAATGACGGCGATAAAATTTGATCCGAATAATTATTCTATTCCGACACTGACGCGGGGAACTTGGATTAAAACGGCGGTGATTTGCTCCGAAGGCATCACTCACGATGAAATGAATCAGGAATTGTGGTTAGAGGGCGTTAACTTTTCTCAAGACACTTGTTTTGGCGTGAAAGCTTTTTTCGATGTGCCGCCATCGCGGGAATGGTTAGGAAAAATTAAGGGACCCACACTTTTAATTGGTGGTAAGGAAGACCCTTTCCAGGTGCCGTCGGCGGTCCTTCGCAATTCGCGTTCAATACCGAATTCTCAAGTGATTTTGATCGAAGGAGGAGGTCACGAATCCCACCAAAATCACCCTCTGGAATTCTATAAAATCATGGAAAAATTTCTTAAATCCCAATGA
- a CDS encoding polyphosphate polymerase domain-containing protein: MSVKPVSPLVLERYELKYLIPFSMVEPISRYVESFCDLDYYSQISHDGFYTINSLYFETPSFYFLRHKDNQTGRYSLRVRSYGDQPKAPYYFETKEKIGDFSKKRRGKVPIENWGEIITDPSKPQSFDPEEDTHLQYFLGLTRTYGANPTILTQYRRKAYISNIDDYARVTFDRFMRYREETEYNVNPAAAPMLNYDHPGAFGQPGMNVVLELKCERKIPVWIVDLIRRFNLVRGGFSKFEGSMKECFSIDHAGEFVLGRIPHFGPY, encoded by the coding sequence ATGTCCGTAAAACCGGTTTCACCTTTAGTTTTAGAGCGCTATGAGCTCAAATACTTGATTCCCTTTTCCATGGTGGAACCGATTTCTCGTTATGTCGAAAGTTTTTGTGATTTAGATTACTATTCCCAGATTTCTCACGATGGTTTCTACACGATAAACAGTCTTTATTTTGAAACGCCCAGCTTTTATTTCTTAAGACACAAAGACAACCAAACGGGAAGGTACAGTCTGCGCGTGCGCTCTTATGGCGATCAGCCGAAAGCACCTTATTATTTTGAAACCAAAGAGAAAATCGGCGACTTCAGTAAAAAGCGCCGAGGCAAAGTTCCCATTGAAAACTGGGGTGAGATCATCACAGATCCTTCGAAGCCTCAAAGCTTTGATCCCGAGGAAGACACGCACTTGCAGTATTTTTTAGGTTTGACCCGCACTTATGGAGCAAACCCCACGATCTTAACTCAGTATCGCCGCAAGGCCTATATTTCAAATATCGATGATTATGCTCGGGTGACTTTTGATCGTTTTATGCGCTATCGCGAAGAAACTGAATACAATGTCAACCCGGCAGCGGCACCGATGTTGAATTATGACCATCCCGGTGCTTTTGGGCAACCGGGGATGAACGTTGTCTTAGAACTTAAATGCGAGCGCAAAATTCCGGTATGGATTGTGGACTTGATCCGCCGTTTTAACTTGGTGCGCGGCGGTTTTTCAAAATTTGAAGGCAGCATGAAAGAATGCTTTTCCATCGATCATGCTGGGGAATTTGTTTTAGGCCGCATCCCTCATTTTGGACCTTATTAG
- a CDS encoding DUF2062 domain-containing protein has protein sequence MKKFKEVVLNQLTQGVSPHSLALSCALAVALATFPAFGVTTIIIFFTALYLNLNQPIMQALNYAMTPVHLLMLPIFLRIGEWILGEPPVPINPVKIVSDFNGDWGLFFSQYGMAALHAMLAWALIAPIAGIIIFYSLRPLFERIQRRYRLR, from the coding sequence ATGAAGAAATTTAAAGAAGTCGTTCTTAACCAGCTTACCCAAGGTGTCAGCCCGCACAGTCTGGCCCTGAGCTGCGCTTTGGCTGTGGCCCTAGCCACCTTCCCCGCGTTTGGCGTGACGACCATCATTATCTTCTTCACCGCTTTGTATTTGAACTTAAATCAGCCCATCATGCAGGCCTTAAATTACGCCATGACTCCCGTGCATCTCTTGATGCTGCCGATCTTTTTAAGAATTGGTGAATGGATTTTAGGGGAACCGCCGGTCCCGATTAATCCCGTAAAGATCGTCAGTGATTTTAACGGGGATTGGGGTTTGTTTTTCTCTCAATACGGTATGGCCGCCCTGCATGCGATGTTAGCATGGGCCTTGATAGCCCCTATCGCCGGGATTATCATTTTCTATTCGTTAAGACCGCTCTTTGAAAGGATTCAAAGAAGATACCGCTTACGTTAA
- a CDS encoding DoxX family protein → MILLYMMSAFYILAGLNHFRAPGFYMPMMPPYIPGPKRMIYLSGLAEIVFGALLLWPPARSFAAWSLIFMLIIFFSVHIYMYQERNTVFRKIPNLIIIARLPLQFVLIFLAYLYT, encoded by the coding sequence ATGATTCTGCTTTATATGATGTCGGCATTTTATATCTTAGCGGGGCTGAACCACTTCCGCGCTCCGGGTTTTTATATGCCGATGATGCCCCCTTACATCCCCGGGCCCAAACGCATGATTTATCTTAGCGGTTTGGCCGAAATCGTTTTCGGAGCCTTGTTATTGTGGCCTCCAGCCCGATCCTTTGCGGCGTGGAGTCTCATCTTTATGCTGATCATATTTTTTTCAGTCCACATTTATATGTATCAGGAACGAAACACCGTGTTTCGTAAAATTCCTAACCTGATTATTATTGCGCGTCTGCCATTGCAGTTCGTTCTTATTTTTTTGGCCTACTTATACACGTAG
- a CDS encoding DUF4956 domain-containing protein, whose amino-acid sequence MLDFTVLSTSMANPTLLSVFYAFLLSFVLGTAIALLYVKTFQGLSYSRNFLHCIVLCPILTATAMQAIGDNVARGIGMIGAISILRFRTNIKDPRDMFFIFAALAIGLAAGVHAYSIATIGTFCFTAAVLVLAKTPFAHGPQFDALLRLQVVRDGNGTRQVEQVLGDACKHFAMISVREIGQGDLLDYAYQLKFKPQASHQSVMNSLRGIPDARGVNLMMQESIIEV is encoded by the coding sequence ATGTTAGATTTTACGGTTCTTAGCACATCCATGGCAAATCCCACATTGCTTTCTGTTTTTTACGCATTCTTGCTTTCTTTTGTTTTAGGTACGGCCATCGCCCTTCTTTACGTTAAAACTTTCCAAGGTCTTTCGTACTCGCGCAATTTTCTTCACTGTATTGTCCTTTGCCCTATTTTAACGGCGACGGCAATGCAGGCGATCGGGGACAACGTCGCTCGCGGTATCGGTATGATCGGGGCCATTTCTATTTTACGTTTCAGAACGAATATCAAAGACCCACGCGATATGTTTTTTATCTTTGCCGCCTTGGCCATTGGTTTAGCCGCTGGTGTCCATGCGTATTCCATTGCGACGATCGGAACTTTTTGTTTTACCGCGGCCGTTTTGGTTTTGGCTAAAACTCCTTTTGCCCACGGCCCGCAATTTGATGCTTTACTTAGATTGCAGGTGGTCCGCGACGGCAACGGCACACGCCAAGTCGAACAAGTCTTGGGTGATGCTTGTAAACACTTTGCCATGATCTCCGTTCGTGAAATCGGCCAAGGGGATCTTTTAGATTACGCATATCAATTGAAGTTCAAGCCCCAAGCATCCCATCAGTCCGTCATGAATTCTTTGCGAGGCATTCCCGATGCTCGCGGGGTTAATTTGATGATGCAAGAATCAATCATCGAGGTTTAG
- a CDS encoding alpha/beta fold hydrolase, which translates to MKYWFVYLALIVFSLDSVADQTLFVNAQLRSTASAQIKVQILENPSPVGNGKNVLVVHGLAHTGNAVKPLAQAIFADASLKNKVANVIVFDLPGHGGSSLPQGLLFGQMSLDDYANTFLSLLGELHDLNINVDAVVGHSMGAVIVQLAQTKLLALGADLKNDFGVNNVVLLASTMPRQLPWVLADSGLTTLLAIPNIRLSPELGTYVDVPTLLWQNLWFTNRLYLIYAPGTPSISSIHNLGYISKEALQAAGEVIGLVGFHRASIQQGAFASASGPDLRLVAFSEDRNISVGEERNLYRYLSNDPTDHKFTVVTRWDAVHDMLISAPKALISAGAFADF; encoded by the coding sequence ATGAAGTATTGGTTCGTCTATTTAGCTCTTATCGTTTTCTCTTTGGACAGCGTTGCAGATCAAACGCTTTTCGTAAACGCGCAGCTGCGCTCAACGGCATCAGCGCAAATCAAAGTACAAATCTTAGAAAATCCCTCACCCGTGGGCAATGGAAAGAATGTCTTGGTGGTTCATGGCTTAGCCCACACGGGCAATGCGGTGAAGCCCCTGGCGCAAGCAATCTTTGCGGATGCTTCTTTAAAAAACAAAGTGGCTAATGTTATTGTTTTTGACCTTCCCGGCCATGGAGGCAGCTCGTTACCCCAAGGACTTTTATTTGGCCAGATGTCACTTGATGACTATGCCAATACTTTTTTGTCGCTGCTGGGGGAACTGCATGATCTCAACATCAATGTTGATGCCGTGGTCGGACACAGCATGGGGGCGGTCATCGTGCAATTGGCTCAAACCAAACTTTTAGCTTTGGGCGCTGATCTTAAAAATGATTTTGGTGTCAATAACGTGGTCCTTTTGGCATCGACCATGCCTCGACAACTTCCATGGGTGCTTGCAGATTCAGGACTCACGACTCTTTTAGCAATCCCAAATATTCGCCTGAGCCCTGAGCTTGGCACTTATGTGGACGTGCCGACTTTGCTTTGGCAGAACTTATGGTTCACCAATCGCCTTTATTTAATATATGCCCCGGGAACACCTTCGATCTCTAGCATTCATAACTTAGGTTATATTTCTAAAGAAGCCTTACAAGCCGCCGGCGAAGTCATTGGCCTTGTAGGATTTCATCGGGCGTCCATTCAGCAAGGGGCTTTTGCTTCGGCCAGCGGTCCAGATTTACGCCTAGTGGCGTTTAGCGAAGACCGAAACATCTCTGTCGGCGAAGAGCGAAACCTTTATCGATACTTAAGCAACGATCCCACCGATCACAAATTCACGGTGGTCACCCGTTGGGACGCGGTTCATGATATGTTGATTTCAGCGCCGAAAGCTTTGATTTCTGCCGGCGCTTTTGCGGACTTTTAG